One Phaseolus vulgaris cultivar G19833 chromosome 4, P. vulgaris v2.0, whole genome shotgun sequence DNA window includes the following coding sequences:
- the LOC137837197 gene encoding ATPase family AAA domain-containing protein FIGL1 translates to MMEEVKEKNWRMEVEENLQRLQSLLLGTEQALASQDFSSAYVLALRLLGFLDAKSHSDVVDEAFLQPIRRDALAKLHIARRSLTPQSDRQAFEQAKKSPGCIFGTTGDIDIEKIRNSKYFRALVNQSKETYENKLVDHLGKQDKAGSKASKQMVQTKLSSMYGKNSLRTSNCSKSSLNMKNNSSEDCRILGGPQPQASHTKGPGISSILQVEGDERAFGNTFSTKRVHVENNSLRVGYLKSPSSKEEVHPDVCGNGFVTARAKLEMEAKQKRGVGGSPSASVSPQCDNNPANRLHGGRSYGVSRRGFRGNFVPPIKSNGNNAGNMSARNAGKYDDSLDDSTKKCLEILCGPDGELPEKLRNLEPRLIEHVSNEIMDKDPNVRWDDIAGLEHAKKCIDEMVIYPLQRPDIFMGCRSPGRGLLLFGPPGTGKTMIGKAIAGEAKATFFYISASSLTSKWIGEGEKLVRALFGVASCRQPAVIFVDEIDSLLSQRKSDGEHESSRRLKTQFLIEMEGFDSGSEQILLIGATNRPQELDEAARRRLTKRLYIPLPSSEARAWIVRNLLQKDELFKLSNEEMDIICNLTEGYSGSDMKNLVKDASMGPLREALKQGIEITKLKKEDMRTVTLLDFENALREVRPSVSPNELGTYDQWNKQFGSLSL, encoded by the exons ATGATGGAGGAAGTGAAGGAGAAGAACTGGAGAATGGAAGTGGAGGAGAATCTGCAGAGGCTGCAATCTCTTCTGTTGGGCACCGAACAAGCTCTTGCAAGCCAGGACTTCTCCTCCGCTTACGTCCTCGCGCTTCGTCTTCTCGGATTCCTCGACGCCAAATCCCACTCTGACGTCGTCGACGAAGCCTTCCTCCAACCGATTCGCCGCGACGCACTCGCCAAGCTTCACATCGCTCGCAGATCCCTCACTCCTCAATCTGATCG CCAAGCTTTTGAGCAAGCAAAGAAATCTCCAGGATGCATATTTGGCACAACAGGAGATATTGACATTGAGAAGATTCGGAACTCAAAGTACTTCCGTGCACTTGTCAACCAATCTAAAGAAACATATGAGAATAAATTG gTTGATCACCTGGGGAAACAGGACAAAGCAGGCAGCAAAGCCTCGAAGCAAATGGTGCAAACGAAGTTGTCATCCATGTATGGGAAAAACAGCTTGAGGACCAGCAATTGTTCCAAGAGTTCTCTGAACATGAAAAATAATAGCTCCGAGGACTGCAGGATTCTTGGTGGGCCTCAACCTCAAGCCAGCCATACAAAGGGTCCTGGTATCTCTTCTATCTTGCAAGTTGAAGGAGACGAAAGAGCTTTTGGTAACACATTCTCCACTAAACGTGTACACGTGGAAAATAATAGCCTTAGAGTTGGATACTTGAAGTCACCTTCAAGTAAGGAGGAAGTTCACCCTGATGTTTGTGGCAACGGATTTGTTACTGCTAGAGCAAAATTG GAAATGGAAGCAAAGCAGAAGCGAGGAGTAGGTGGTTCACCCAGTGCCTCGGTCTCACCGCAGTGTGATAACAATCCTGCCAACAGGTTGCATGGTGGGAGATCATATGGTGTTTCACGACGTGGCTTCCGTGGTAATTTTGTCCCCCCTATAAAATCCAATGGGAACAATGCTGGAAATATGAGCGCACGAAATGCTGGAAAATACGATGATTCTTTAGATGACTCTACGAAGAAATG TTTGGAAATCCTGTGTGGTCCTGATGGCGAGCTTCCTGAGAAATTGAGGAATTTGGAACCTCGTCTCATTGAACATGTTAGTAACGAGATCATGGATAAAGATCCCAATGTCCGGTGGGATGATATTG CTGGATTGGAGCATGCCAAGAAATGTATTGATGAGATGGTAATATATCCTCTACAACGTCCTGACATATTCATGGGCTGTCGTTCCCCTGGGAGGGGTCTGCTTTTGTTTGGTCCACCA GGAACGGGTAAAACAATGATAGGAAAAGCCATAGCAGGGGAGGCGAAGGCAACCTTCTTTTACATATCTGCAAGTTCGTTAACTAGCAAGTGG attgGTGAAGGTGAAAAGCTAGTAAGAGCCCTTTTTGGAGTTGCCAGTTGCCGTCAGCCTGCAGTAATTTTTGTTGATGAAATAGATTCTCTCCTGTCTCAG CGTAAATCAGACGGGGAACATGAATCCAGTAGACGGCTAAAGACACAGTTTCTCATTGAAATGGAAGGTTTTGACAGTGGTAGCGAGCAAATTCTGCTTATAG GGGCAACGAATCGTCCCCAAGAGCTTGATGAAGCGGCACGAAGGAGACTTACTAAAAGACTTTATATTCCCCTACCATCCTCAG AGGCAAGAGCTTGGATTGTACGTAACCTTCTACAGAAAGATGAACTATTCAAGCTTTCAAACGAGGAAATGGATATCATATGCAACTTAACGGAAG GTTATTCAGGATCAGACATGAAAAACTTAGTGAAGGATGCTTCTATGGGACCCCTAAGAGAGGCTTTAAAACAAGGCATAGAAATTACGAAGCTAAAAAAGGAGGATATGCGAACAGTAACTCTTCTG GACTTCGAGAACGCCCTCAGAGAGGTGAGGCCTTCTGTTTCCCCAAATGAACTTGGCACGTATGATCAATGGAACAAGCAATTCGGAAGCTTATCATTGTAG